A region from the Kryptolebias marmoratus isolate JLee-2015 linkage group LG9, ASM164957v2, whole genome shotgun sequence genome encodes:
- the map7d3 gene encoding ensconsin isoform X8, protein MSSPLAKACEKKQDRGYSVDGKRKKLELRENFIILPQFAIYSSLGLQILRCIKSAAAAQAQAEERRNLAGNSPGPTTNTSAKPQGCRPVIDGAALRVDDRLRVAKERREEADRQQAVRESQIMERDRKAKLQVERQLEERHKKVEEQRRKEEQKRLAVEEKRKQRNEEEKEHYEAVMRRTLERSQRLEQRQKRWSWGGLAADQDGRAVDKRSTSTTNLKQPSEAGISKRLSSSSAALLRSPDKPHRPPASAVDEGVLSRLLTPTQASLARSKSAAALSADGTDASEYHLCPRSAFASPLHPPRGPVRSRSTDRQKGAMTTSKSASEALDPSLKDKQSPSPRGQRPSSPSTTPLRNRSPSPAPNPSPKRTPSPAANKQSPKMRPPSPGAMKQRPPSPQPTAAKPPPIQKPSLTPTGPPTLRKRDSKSKDLGPVQAVSQQSSESTKTKDKDDSKPTTGTNSAAEAAKILAENRRLMREQKEREEQLRIQREEEERQRKEEEERLAEEARKKRLEEEKRLAEERRVKEEEDARLAEEERVRMAEEEAKRQVELQKEREEAEAKAQEEAERVRQERDRIMQQNQQERMERKKRIDEIMKRTRKGDQNALKKDDDKGSEENEDDCGDQIMDETKMETDDVTVEDDKDLSCGDLLMSREEPLGSVNGQSETEDKENNNGTDETQAESPVPKGHLVEDSKFLNEQDSTKAELVSSLNGKSNQWSFEELIDVNGHSKTRPLVESEDCNQVLINCDGSVDGTRVTFEDKGTPINTLHSSNQPIEAMPEI, encoded by the exons ATGAGCAGCCCTCTGGCTAAAGCATGTGAGAAGAAGCAGGACAGAGGATACAGTGTTGACGGTAAGAGAAAGAAACTCGAGCTCCGAGAAAATTTTATCATCCTCCCACAGTTTGCCATTTATTCATCTCTGGGTCTCCAGATTCTTCGGTGCATTAAATCTG CTGCAGCCGCGCAGGCACAAGCAGAGGAGCGGCGTAACTTGGCAGGGAACAGTCCAGGCCCTACAACGAACACATCAGCTAAACCTCAGGGGTGTAGGCCAG TGATTGACGGTGCCGCGCTTCGAGTAGACGACCGGCTGCGAGTAGCGAAAGAGAGGCGAGAGGAGGCAGATAGACAACAGG CCGTGCGAGAGTCTCAGATCATGGAGCGGGACCGCAAAGCTAAGCTGCAGGTGGAGCGCCAGTTGGAGGAACGTCACAAAAAGGTCGAGGAACAGCGACGGAAGGAGGAGCAGAAACGGTTGGctgtggaggagaagaggaaacagagaaacgAGGAAGAAAAG GAACACTACGAGGCAGTGATGAGGCGAACATTGGAGCGGAGTCAGAGGCTGGAGCAGAGGCAGAAGAGATGGTCTTGGGGGGGACTGGCCGCAGATCAAGACGGACGAGCAG TTGACAAGCGCTCCACATCCACCACCAACCTGAAACAGCCATCTGAAGCTGGCATCAGCAAAcgtttgtcctcctcctctgctgcacTCCTCAGATCACCTGACAAAC CCCACCGGCCACCGGCAAGTGCTGTGGATGAAGGGGTCCTTAGTCGCCTCCTCACCCCCACCCAGGCCTCACTAGCTAGGAGCAAGAGCGCCGCCGCCCTGTCCGCTGATGGAACAGATGCATCAG AGTATCACCTGTGTCCTCGTTCAGCCTTTGCCAGCCCCCTGCACCCGCCAAGGGGACCCGTGCGCAGCCGCAGCACTGACCGCCAGAAAGGCGCCATGACGACGTCCAAGTCAGCCAGCGAAGCCCTCGACCCTTCCCTG AAAGACAAGCAGTCACCATCACCTCGGGGGCAGCGTCCCTCCTCCCCATCCACCACCCCGTTACGCAACCGCTCACCTTCCCCAGCTCCCAATCCAAGTCCGAAACGGACCCCCTCTCCAGCAGCAAACAA GCAGAGTCCCAAGATGCGTCCTCCTTCACCAGGTGCGATGAAACAGCGTCCTCCGTCTCCCCAACCCACAGCAGCGAAGCCCCCGCCTATCCAGAAACCATCCCTCACTCCGACAGGACCCCCAACCCTGAGAAAGAGGGATTCCAAGTCCAAGGATCTAGGTCCAGTTCAGGCTGTGTCCCAGCAGTCCTCTGAGTCCACCAAGACCAAAGACAAAGATG ACTCAAAACCTACAACTGGCACAAACTCGGCCGCTGAGGCAGCCAAGATCCTGGCTGAGAACCGCAGACTGATGAGAGAGCAGAAGGAGCGAGAGGAGCAGCTCAGGAtacagagagaagaagaggagag acaacgaaaagaggaagaggagcgttTAGCAGAAGAGGCTCGAAAGAAGcgcctggaggaggagaagaggctGGCCGAGGAGAGAAGagttaaagaagaagaagacgctCGCCTCGCGGAGGAGGAAAGAGTGAGGATGGCGGAGGAGGAAGCAAAACGGCAGGTCGAGCTCCAGAAGGAGCGAGAGGAGGCTGAGGCGAAGGCCCAGGAGGAGGCCGAGAGGGTCCGACAGGAACGGGACCGGATCatgcagcagaaccagcaggagCGCATGGAAAGGAAAAAG AGAATCGATGAAATAATGAAGAGAACAAGAAAAGGGGACCAAAACGCCTTAAAG AAAGATGATGATAAAGGTTCGGAGGAGAATGAAGATGACTGTGGGGACCAGATAATGGATGAAACCAAAA TGGAAACGGATGACGTTACCGTGGAGGATGACAAAGATCTGTCCTGTGGTGATCTCTTGATGAGCCGAGAAGAGCCTCTGGGCAGCGTGAACGGACAGTCAGAGACGGAGGACAAGGAGAATAATAATGGCACAGACGAGACTCAGGCAGAGAG CCCAGTCCCTAAAGGCCACCTTGTCGAGGACTCGAAGTTCCTGAACGAGCAGGACTCCACCAAGGCGGAGCTGGTCTCGAGTCTCAACGGGAAGTCAAACCAGTGGAGCTTCGAGGAGCTCATTGACGTTAACGGTCATTCCAAAACCCGGCCCCTCGTCGAGTCCGAGGACTGTAACCAGGTTTTAATCAACTGTGATGGGAGCGTAGATGGAACCAGGGTCACCTTCGAGGACAAGGGGACCCCCATCAACACCCTGCATTCCTCCAATCAACCCATAGAAGCCATGCCAG AAATTTGA
- the map7d3 gene encoding ensconsin isoform X7, whose product MSSPLAKACEKKQDRGYSVDGKRKKLELRENFIILPQFAIYSSLGLQILRCIKSAAAAQAQAEERRNLAGNSPGPTTNTSAKPQGCRPVIDGAALRVDDRLRVAKERREEADRQQAVRESQIMERDRKAKLQVERQLEERHKKVEEQRRKEEQKRLAVEEKRKQRNEEEKEHYEAVMRRTLERSQRLEQRQKRWSWGGLAADQDGRAGDSGASIPSPVTIVVSSASSEKPQRSGQVDKRSTSTTNLKQPSEAGISKRLSSSSAALLRSPDKPHRPPASAVDEGVLSRLLTPTQASLARSKSAAALSADGTDASEYHLCPRSAFASPLHPPRGPVRSRSTDRQKGAMTTSKSASEALDPSLKDKQSPSPRGQRPSSPSTTPLRNRSPSPAPNPSPKRTPSPAANKQSPKMRPPSPGAMKQRPPSPQPTAAKPPPIQKPSLTPTGPPTLRKRDSKSKDLGPVQAVSQQSSESTKTKDKDDSKPTTGTNSAAEAAKILAENRRLMREQKEREEQLRIQREEEERQRKEEEERLAEEARKKRLEEEKRLAEERRVKEEEDARLAEEERVRMAEEEAKRQVELQKEREEAEAKAQEEAERVRQERDRIMQQNQQERMERKKRIDEIMKRTRKGDQNALKKDDDKGSEENEDDCGDQIMDETKMETDDVTVEDDKDLSCGDLLMSREEPLGSVNGQSETEDKENNNGTDETQAESPVPKGHLVEDSKFLNEQDSTKAELVSSLNGKSNQWSFEELIDVNGHSKTRPLVESEDCNQVLINCDGSVDGTRVTFEDKGTPINTLHSSNQPIEAMPEI is encoded by the exons ATGAGCAGCCCTCTGGCTAAAGCATGTGAGAAGAAGCAGGACAGAGGATACAGTGTTGACGGTAAGAGAAAGAAACTCGAGCTCCGAGAAAATTTTATCATCCTCCCACAGTTTGCCATTTATTCATCTCTGGGTCTCCAGATTCTTCGGTGCATTAAATCTG CTGCAGCCGCGCAGGCACAAGCAGAGGAGCGGCGTAACTTGGCAGGGAACAGTCCAGGCCCTACAACGAACACATCAGCTAAACCTCAGGGGTGTAGGCCAG TGATTGACGGTGCCGCGCTTCGAGTAGACGACCGGCTGCGAGTAGCGAAAGAGAGGCGAGAGGAGGCAGATAGACAACAGG CCGTGCGAGAGTCTCAGATCATGGAGCGGGACCGCAAAGCTAAGCTGCAGGTGGAGCGCCAGTTGGAGGAACGTCACAAAAAGGTCGAGGAACAGCGACGGAAGGAGGAGCAGAAACGGTTGGctgtggaggagaagaggaaacagagaaacgAGGAAGAAAAG GAACACTACGAGGCAGTGATGAGGCGAACATTGGAGCGGAGTCAGAGGCTGGAGCAGAGGCAGAAGAGATGGTCTTGGGGGGGACTGGCCGCAGATCAAGACGGACGAGCAG GAGATTCTGGTGCCAGCATCCCTTCTCCAGTAACTATAGTTGTCTCATCTGCCTCGTCAGAAAAGCCACAAAGGAGTGGAcaag TTGACAAGCGCTCCACATCCACCACCAACCTGAAACAGCCATCTGAAGCTGGCATCAGCAAAcgtttgtcctcctcctctgctgcacTCCTCAGATCACCTGACAAAC CCCACCGGCCACCGGCAAGTGCTGTGGATGAAGGGGTCCTTAGTCGCCTCCTCACCCCCACCCAGGCCTCACTAGCTAGGAGCAAGAGCGCCGCCGCCCTGTCCGCTGATGGAACAGATGCATCAG AGTATCACCTGTGTCCTCGTTCAGCCTTTGCCAGCCCCCTGCACCCGCCAAGGGGACCCGTGCGCAGCCGCAGCACTGACCGCCAGAAAGGCGCCATGACGACGTCCAAGTCAGCCAGCGAAGCCCTCGACCCTTCCCTG AAAGACAAGCAGTCACCATCACCTCGGGGGCAGCGTCCCTCCTCCCCATCCACCACCCCGTTACGCAACCGCTCACCTTCCCCAGCTCCCAATCCAAGTCCGAAACGGACCCCCTCTCCAGCAGCAAACAA GCAGAGTCCCAAGATGCGTCCTCCTTCACCAGGTGCGATGAAACAGCGTCCTCCGTCTCCCCAACCCACAGCAGCGAAGCCCCCGCCTATCCAGAAACCATCCCTCACTCCGACAGGACCCCCAACCCTGAGAAAGAGGGATTCCAAGTCCAAGGATCTAGGTCCAGTTCAGGCTGTGTCCCAGCAGTCCTCTGAGTCCACCAAGACCAAAGACAAAGATG ACTCAAAACCTACAACTGGCACAAACTCGGCCGCTGAGGCAGCCAAGATCCTGGCTGAGAACCGCAGACTGATGAGAGAGCAGAAGGAGCGAGAGGAGCAGCTCAGGAtacagagagaagaagaggagag acaacgaaaagaggaagaggagcgttTAGCAGAAGAGGCTCGAAAGAAGcgcctggaggaggagaagaggctGGCCGAGGAGAGAAGagttaaagaagaagaagacgctCGCCTCGCGGAGGAGGAAAGAGTGAGGATGGCGGAGGAGGAAGCAAAACGGCAGGTCGAGCTCCAGAAGGAGCGAGAGGAGGCTGAGGCGAAGGCCCAGGAGGAGGCCGAGAGGGTCCGACAGGAACGGGACCGGATCatgcagcagaaccagcaggagCGCATGGAAAGGAAAAAG AGAATCGATGAAATAATGAAGAGAACAAGAAAAGGGGACCAAAACGCCTTAAAG AAAGATGATGATAAAGGTTCGGAGGAGAATGAAGATGACTGTGGGGACCAGATAATGGATGAAACCAAAA TGGAAACGGATGACGTTACCGTGGAGGATGACAAAGATCTGTCCTGTGGTGATCTCTTGATGAGCCGAGAAGAGCCTCTGGGCAGCGTGAACGGACAGTCAGAGACGGAGGACAAGGAGAATAATAATGGCACAGACGAGACTCAGGCAGAGAG CCCAGTCCCTAAAGGCCACCTTGTCGAGGACTCGAAGTTCCTGAACGAGCAGGACTCCACCAAGGCGGAGCTGGTCTCGAGTCTCAACGGGAAGTCAAACCAGTGGAGCTTCGAGGAGCTCATTGACGTTAACGGTCATTCCAAAACCCGGCCCCTCGTCGAGTCCGAGGACTGTAACCAGGTTTTAATCAACTGTGATGGGAGCGTAGATGGAACCAGGGTCACCTTCGAGGACAAGGGGACCCCCATCAACACCCTGCATTCCTCCAATCAACCCATAGAAGCCATGCCAG AAATTTGA
- the map7d3 gene encoding MAP7 domain-containing protein 2 isoform X5, with product MSSPLAKACEKKQDRGYSVDGKRKKLELRENFIILPQFAIYSSLGLQILRCIKSAAAAQAQAEERRNLAGNSPGPTTNTSAKPQGCRPVIDGAALRVDDRLRVAKERREEADRQQAVRESQIMERDRKAKLQVERQLEERHKKVEEQRRKEEQKRLAVEEKRKQRNEEEKEHYEAVMRRTLERSQRLEQRQKRWSWGGLAADQDGRAGDSGASIPSPVTIVVSSASSEKPQRSGQVDKRSTSTTNLKQPSEAGISKRLSSSSAALLRSPDKRVKPRSSSCNRLPSNGMAAQASKEDGKKLQVEQTGLSVKKRSSSLTRVSVGRAQTPAKPDKGTTDDQEYHLCPRSAFASPLHPPRGPVRSRSTDRQKGAMTTSKSASEALDPSLKDKQSPSPRGQRPSSPSTTPLRNRSPSPAPNPSPKRTPSPAANKQSPKMRPPSPGAMKQRPPSPQPTAAKPPPIQKPSLTPTGPPTLRKRDSKSKDLGPVQAVSQQSSESTKTKDKDDSKPTTGTNSAAEAAKILAENRRLMREQKEREEQLRIQREEEERQRKEEEERLAEEARKKRLEEEKRLAEERRVKEEEDARLAEEERVRMAEEEAKRQVELQKEREEAEAKAQEEAERVRQERDRIMQQNQQERMERKKRIDEIMKRTRKGDQNALKKDDDKGSEENEDDCGDQIMDETKMETDDVTVEDDKDLSCGDLLMSREEPLGSVNGQSETEDKENNNGTDETQAESPVPKGHLVEDSKFLNEQDSTKAELVSSLNGKSNQWSFEELIDVNGHSKTRPLVESEDCNQVLINCDGSVDGTRVTFEDKGTPINTLHSSNQPIEAMPEI from the exons ATGAGCAGCCCTCTGGCTAAAGCATGTGAGAAGAAGCAGGACAGAGGATACAGTGTTGACGGTAAGAGAAAGAAACTCGAGCTCCGAGAAAATTTTATCATCCTCCCACAGTTTGCCATTTATTCATCTCTGGGTCTCCAGATTCTTCGGTGCATTAAATCTG CTGCAGCCGCGCAGGCACAAGCAGAGGAGCGGCGTAACTTGGCAGGGAACAGTCCAGGCCCTACAACGAACACATCAGCTAAACCTCAGGGGTGTAGGCCAG TGATTGACGGTGCCGCGCTTCGAGTAGACGACCGGCTGCGAGTAGCGAAAGAGAGGCGAGAGGAGGCAGATAGACAACAGG CCGTGCGAGAGTCTCAGATCATGGAGCGGGACCGCAAAGCTAAGCTGCAGGTGGAGCGCCAGTTGGAGGAACGTCACAAAAAGGTCGAGGAACAGCGACGGAAGGAGGAGCAGAAACGGTTGGctgtggaggagaagaggaaacagagaaacgAGGAAGAAAAG GAACACTACGAGGCAGTGATGAGGCGAACATTGGAGCGGAGTCAGAGGCTGGAGCAGAGGCAGAAGAGATGGTCTTGGGGGGGACTGGCCGCAGATCAAGACGGACGAGCAG GAGATTCTGGTGCCAGCATCCCTTCTCCAGTAACTATAGTTGTCTCATCTGCCTCGTCAGAAAAGCCACAAAGGAGTGGAcaag TTGACAAGCGCTCCACATCCACCACCAACCTGAAACAGCCATCTGAAGCTGGCATCAGCAAAcgtttgtcctcctcctctgctgcacTCCTCAGATCACCTGACAAAC GTGTTAAGCCAAGGAGTTCATCTTGTAACCGGTTGCCAAGCAATGGCATGGCTGCTCAGGCCAGTAAGGAAGATGGCAAAAAGCTTCAGGTGGAACAGACAG GCCTTTCTGTGAAGAAGAGAAGTTCCTCCCTCACACGAGTAAGTGTGGGCCGAGCGCAGACCCCTGCCAAGCCTGATAAGGGGACGACGGATGATCAAG AGTATCACCTGTGTCCTCGTTCAGCCTTTGCCAGCCCCCTGCACCCGCCAAGGGGACCCGTGCGCAGCCGCAGCACTGACCGCCAGAAAGGCGCCATGACGACGTCCAAGTCAGCCAGCGAAGCCCTCGACCCTTCCCTG AAAGACAAGCAGTCACCATCACCTCGGGGGCAGCGTCCCTCCTCCCCATCCACCACCCCGTTACGCAACCGCTCACCTTCCCCAGCTCCCAATCCAAGTCCGAAACGGACCCCCTCTCCAGCAGCAAACAA GCAGAGTCCCAAGATGCGTCCTCCTTCACCAGGTGCGATGAAACAGCGTCCTCCGTCTCCCCAACCCACAGCAGCGAAGCCCCCGCCTATCCAGAAACCATCCCTCACTCCGACAGGACCCCCAACCCTGAGAAAGAGGGATTCCAAGTCCAAGGATCTAGGTCCAGTTCAGGCTGTGTCCCAGCAGTCCTCTGAGTCCACCAAGACCAAAGACAAAGATG ACTCAAAACCTACAACTGGCACAAACTCGGCCGCTGAGGCAGCCAAGATCCTGGCTGAGAACCGCAGACTGATGAGAGAGCAGAAGGAGCGAGAGGAGCAGCTCAGGAtacagagagaagaagaggagag acaacgaaaagaggaagaggagcgttTAGCAGAAGAGGCTCGAAAGAAGcgcctggaggaggagaagaggctGGCCGAGGAGAGAAGagttaaagaagaagaagacgctCGCCTCGCGGAGGAGGAAAGAGTGAGGATGGCGGAGGAGGAAGCAAAACGGCAGGTCGAGCTCCAGAAGGAGCGAGAGGAGGCTGAGGCGAAGGCCCAGGAGGAGGCCGAGAGGGTCCGACAGGAACGGGACCGGATCatgcagcagaaccagcaggagCGCATGGAAAGGAAAAAG AGAATCGATGAAATAATGAAGAGAACAAGAAAAGGGGACCAAAACGCCTTAAAG AAAGATGATGATAAAGGTTCGGAGGAGAATGAAGATGACTGTGGGGACCAGATAATGGATGAAACCAAAA TGGAAACGGATGACGTTACCGTGGAGGATGACAAAGATCTGTCCTGTGGTGATCTCTTGATGAGCCGAGAAGAGCCTCTGGGCAGCGTGAACGGACAGTCAGAGACGGAGGACAAGGAGAATAATAATGGCACAGACGAGACTCAGGCAGAGAG CCCAGTCCCTAAAGGCCACCTTGTCGAGGACTCGAAGTTCCTGAACGAGCAGGACTCCACCAAGGCGGAGCTGGTCTCGAGTCTCAACGGGAAGTCAAACCAGTGGAGCTTCGAGGAGCTCATTGACGTTAACGGTCATTCCAAAACCCGGCCCCTCGTCGAGTCCGAGGACTGTAACCAGGTTTTAATCAACTGTGATGGGAGCGTAGATGGAACCAGGGTCACCTTCGAGGACAAGGGGACCCCCATCAACACCCTGCATTCCTCCAATCAACCCATAGAAGCCATGCCAG AAATTTGA
- the map7d3 gene encoding MAP7 domain-containing protein 2 isoform X2 has translation MSSPLAKACEKKQDRGYSVDGKRKKLELRENFIILPQFAIYSSLGLQILRCIKSAAAAQAQAEERRNLAGNSPGPTTNTSAKPQGCRPVIDGAALRVDDRLRVAKERREEADRQQAVRESQIMERDRKAKLQVERQLEERHKKVEEQRRKEEQKRLAVEEKRKQRNEEEKEHYEAVMRRTLERSQRLEQRQKRWSWGGLAADQDGRAGDSGASIPSPVTIVVSSASSEKPQRSGQVDKRSTSTTNLKQPSEAGISKRLSSSSAALLRSPDKRVKPRSSSCNRLPSNGMAAQASKEDGKKLQVEQTGLSVKKRSSSLTRVSVGRAQTPAKPDKGTTDDQAHRPPASAVDEGVLSRLLTPTQASLARSKSAAALSADGTDASAFASPLHPPRGPVRSRSTDRQKGAMTTSKSASEALDPSLKDKQSPSPRGQRPSSPSTTPLRNRSPSPAPNPSPKRTPSPAANKQSPKMRPPSPGAMKQRPPSPQPTAAKPPPIQKPSLTPTGPPTLRKRDSKSKDLGPVQAVSQQSSESTKTKDKDDSKPTTGTNSAAEAAKILAENRRLMREQKEREEQLRIQREEEERQRKEEEERLAEEARKKRLEEEKRLAEERRVKEEEDARLAEEERVRMAEEEAKRQVELQKEREEAEAKAQEEAERVRQERDRIMQQNQQERMERKKRIDEIMKRTRKGDQNALKKDDDKGSEENEDDCGDQIMDETKMETDDVTVEDDKDLSCGDLLMSREEPLGSVNGQSETEDKENNNGTDETQAESPVPKGHLVEDSKFLNEQDSTKAELVSSLNGKSNQWSFEELIDVNGHSKTRPLVESEDCNQVLINCDGSVDGTRVTFEDKGTPINTLHSSNQPIEAMPEI, from the exons ATGAGCAGCCCTCTGGCTAAAGCATGTGAGAAGAAGCAGGACAGAGGATACAGTGTTGACGGTAAGAGAAAGAAACTCGAGCTCCGAGAAAATTTTATCATCCTCCCACAGTTTGCCATTTATTCATCTCTGGGTCTCCAGATTCTTCGGTGCATTAAATCTG CTGCAGCCGCGCAGGCACAAGCAGAGGAGCGGCGTAACTTGGCAGGGAACAGTCCAGGCCCTACAACGAACACATCAGCTAAACCTCAGGGGTGTAGGCCAG TGATTGACGGTGCCGCGCTTCGAGTAGACGACCGGCTGCGAGTAGCGAAAGAGAGGCGAGAGGAGGCAGATAGACAACAGG CCGTGCGAGAGTCTCAGATCATGGAGCGGGACCGCAAAGCTAAGCTGCAGGTGGAGCGCCAGTTGGAGGAACGTCACAAAAAGGTCGAGGAACAGCGACGGAAGGAGGAGCAGAAACGGTTGGctgtggaggagaagaggaaacagagaaacgAGGAAGAAAAG GAACACTACGAGGCAGTGATGAGGCGAACATTGGAGCGGAGTCAGAGGCTGGAGCAGAGGCAGAAGAGATGGTCTTGGGGGGGACTGGCCGCAGATCAAGACGGACGAGCAG GAGATTCTGGTGCCAGCATCCCTTCTCCAGTAACTATAGTTGTCTCATCTGCCTCGTCAGAAAAGCCACAAAGGAGTGGAcaag TTGACAAGCGCTCCACATCCACCACCAACCTGAAACAGCCATCTGAAGCTGGCATCAGCAAAcgtttgtcctcctcctctgctgcacTCCTCAGATCACCTGACAAAC GTGTTAAGCCAAGGAGTTCATCTTGTAACCGGTTGCCAAGCAATGGCATGGCTGCTCAGGCCAGTAAGGAAGATGGCAAAAAGCTTCAGGTGGAACAGACAG GCCTTTCTGTGAAGAAGAGAAGTTCCTCCCTCACACGAGTAAGTGTGGGCCGAGCGCAGACCCCTGCCAAGCCTGATAAGGGGACGACGGATGATCAAG CCCACCGGCCACCGGCAAGTGCTGTGGATGAAGGGGTCCTTAGTCGCCTCCTCACCCCCACCCAGGCCTCACTAGCTAGGAGCAAGAGCGCCGCCGCCCTGTCCGCTGATGGAACAGATGCATCAG CCTTTGCCAGCCCCCTGCACCCGCCAAGGGGACCCGTGCGCAGCCGCAGCACTGACCGCCAGAAAGGCGCCATGACGACGTCCAAGTCAGCCAGCGAAGCCCTCGACCCTTCCCTG AAAGACAAGCAGTCACCATCACCTCGGGGGCAGCGTCCCTCCTCCCCATCCACCACCCCGTTACGCAACCGCTCACCTTCCCCAGCTCCCAATCCAAGTCCGAAACGGACCCCCTCTCCAGCAGCAAACAA GCAGAGTCCCAAGATGCGTCCTCCTTCACCAGGTGCGATGAAACAGCGTCCTCCGTCTCCCCAACCCACAGCAGCGAAGCCCCCGCCTATCCAGAAACCATCCCTCACTCCGACAGGACCCCCAACCCTGAGAAAGAGGGATTCCAAGTCCAAGGATCTAGGTCCAGTTCAGGCTGTGTCCCAGCAGTCCTCTGAGTCCACCAAGACCAAAGACAAAGATG ACTCAAAACCTACAACTGGCACAAACTCGGCCGCTGAGGCAGCCAAGATCCTGGCTGAGAACCGCAGACTGATGAGAGAGCAGAAGGAGCGAGAGGAGCAGCTCAGGAtacagagagaagaagaggagag acaacgaaaagaggaagaggagcgttTAGCAGAAGAGGCTCGAAAGAAGcgcctggaggaggagaagaggctGGCCGAGGAGAGAAGagttaaagaagaagaagacgctCGCCTCGCGGAGGAGGAAAGAGTGAGGATGGCGGAGGAGGAAGCAAAACGGCAGGTCGAGCTCCAGAAGGAGCGAGAGGAGGCTGAGGCGAAGGCCCAGGAGGAGGCCGAGAGGGTCCGACAGGAACGGGACCGGATCatgcagcagaaccagcaggagCGCATGGAAAGGAAAAAG AGAATCGATGAAATAATGAAGAGAACAAGAAAAGGGGACCAAAACGCCTTAAAG AAAGATGATGATAAAGGTTCGGAGGAGAATGAAGATGACTGTGGGGACCAGATAATGGATGAAACCAAAA TGGAAACGGATGACGTTACCGTGGAGGATGACAAAGATCTGTCCTGTGGTGATCTCTTGATGAGCCGAGAAGAGCCTCTGGGCAGCGTGAACGGACAGTCAGAGACGGAGGACAAGGAGAATAATAATGGCACAGACGAGACTCAGGCAGAGAG CCCAGTCCCTAAAGGCCACCTTGTCGAGGACTCGAAGTTCCTGAACGAGCAGGACTCCACCAAGGCGGAGCTGGTCTCGAGTCTCAACGGGAAGTCAAACCAGTGGAGCTTCGAGGAGCTCATTGACGTTAACGGTCATTCCAAAACCCGGCCCCTCGTCGAGTCCGAGGACTGTAACCAGGTTTTAATCAACTGTGATGGGAGCGTAGATGGAACCAGGGTCACCTTCGAGGACAAGGGGACCCCCATCAACACCCTGCATTCCTCCAATCAACCCATAGAAGCCATGCCAG AAATTTGA